The Drosophila innubila isolate TH190305 chromosome 3R unlocalized genomic scaffold, UK_Dinn_1.0 2_E_3R, whole genome shotgun sequence genome has a segment encoding these proteins:
- the LOC117789971 gene encoding abasic site processing protein HMCES yields the protein MCGRTCLTLDPDQVLCACKYPNEKEKDDSKNQEYATPEWRAEFNLGRRYQASYNIAPTDITPVIVSASHFSETEDQKYERIVMPMMWGMIPVWHKGDYRKHGLTTNNCRLENLMESKLYRGPFKRGQRCMVICEGFYEWQTTKPAKPSEREAYLVYVPQESDVKIYDKSTWSPSNVKLLRMAGLFDVWEDESGDKMYSYSIITFESSKIMSWMHYRMPAILETEQQMNDWLNFKHVSDSQALAVLRPATELQWHRVTKLVNNSRNKSDECNKPFEQAAKPEKPKGMLAWLTGIKQSKSKIKEEEVNQLGDSDANTVKRPISPTTTEGDAKRPRCELKETAPQEIKAEIKLEAPES from the exons ATGTGCGGGCGCACTTGTCT AACACTAGATCCCGATCAGGTGCTGTGCGCATGTAAATACCCCAATGAGAAGGAAAAGGATGACAGCAAGAATCAGGAATATGCTACACCCGAATGGCGGGCAGAGTTCAATTTGGGACGTCGATATCAAGCTTCCTATAACATTGCGCCCACAGATATAACACCCGTTAT TGTTTCAGCGTCGCATTTCTCGGAGACAGAGGATCAGAAATATGAACGCATTGTGATGCCGATGATGTGGGGCATGATTCCCGTGTGGCACAAAGGAGACTATCGCAAACATGGCCTCACCACAAACAACTGTCGACTGGAGAATCTAATGGAGTCCAAACTCTATCGTGGACCCTTTAAGCGTGGTCAACGCTGTATGGTCATCTGTGAGGGATTCTACGAGTGGCAAACCACAAAACCAGCCAAGCCATCCGAACGTGAGGCTTATTTGGTCTATGTTCCACAGGAGTCAGATGTCAAAATATATGATAAAAGCACTTGGTCGCCATCGAATGTGAAGCTGCTGAGAATGGCGGGTTTATTCGATGTGTGGGAAGACGAAAGCGGCGACAAAATGTATAGTTATAGTATCATAACATTCGAGTCCAGTAAAATAATGTCCTGGATGCATTATCGCATGCCAGCGATTCTCGAGACGGAGCAGCAAATGAAT GATTGGCTGAATTTTAAACACGTCAGCGACTCCCAAGCTCTGGCTGTACTGCGTCCGGCCACGGAACTCCAATGGCATCGTGTTACCAAGTTGGTAAACAATTCACGCAACAAAAGCGATGAATGCAACAAACCATTTGAACAAGCCGCCAAACCTGAAAAGCCCAAGGGCATGTTGGCCTGGTTAACTGGAATTAAGCAAAGCAAATCGAAGATCAAGGAAGAGGAGGTTAATCAATTGGGAGATTCAGATGCGAATACTGTCAAGCGCCCGATCTCTCCAACTACGACAGAAGGCGACGCCAAGCGGCCGCGTTGTGAACTAAAGGAGACAGCTCCCCAAGAGATCAAAGCGGAGATTAAGTTGGAGGCCCCAGAAAGTTGa
- the LOC117789970 gene encoding aryl hydrocarbon receptor nuclear translocator homolog — MDDANIQDKERFASRENHCEIERRRRNKMTAYITELSDMVPTCSALARKPDKLTILRMAVAHMKQLRGTGNTSSDGTYKPSFLTDQELKHLILEAADGFLFVVSCDTGRVIYVSDSVTPVLNYTQSDWYGTSLYEHIHPDDRDKIREQLSTQESQNAGRILDLKSGTVKKEGHQSSMRLSMGARRGFICRMRVGNVNPEAMVSGHLNRLKQRNSLGPSRDGSNYAVVHCTGYIKNWPPTDMFPNVHMERDVDDMASHCCLVAIGRLQVTSTAANDMTGSNNQSEFITRHALDGKFTFVDQRVLHILGYTPTELLGKICYDFFHPEDQSHMKESFDQVLKQKGQMFSLLYRARAKSSEFVWLRTQAYAFLNPYTDEVEYIVCTNSSGKTLHGATPEQQQQQADPQQQQQQQQQHVYVQAPGVDYTLQPPRREITPTGGDGIYQMHMQAPPPRPASAQNTPVGYSYDTTHSPYGATAGGGPSPLAKIPKSGTSPTPNAWGALRPTSQQQPQPTATEAYPAYQQSSPARSPSGPTYTQLSAGNGQQQQQQQQQRQQQQQQQASAYQTAPAATPWDWQNAAAAHPAHPHPHPHPHAHHPHPHPHAHPGAAVAVAGGQQPQGQEFSDMLQMLDHSATTTFEDLNINMFTTPFE; from the coding sequence ATGGACGATGCCAACATACAGGACAAGGAACGCTTTGCGAGTCGCGAGAATCACTGTGAAATTGAGAGACGACGTCGCAACAAAATGACCGCCTACATAACGGAACTCTCGGACATGGTGCCCACCTGCAGCGCCTTGGCCCGCAAGCCGGACAAGCTCACCATACTCCGGATGGCCGTGGCGCACATGAAGCAGCTGCGTGGCACCGGGAACACCAGCAGCGATGGCACCTACAAGCCCTCGTTTCTCACAGATCAGGAGCTGAAGCATCTGATCTTGGAGGCAGCCGATGGTTTCCTCTTTGTTGTGTCCTGTGACACGGGTCGAGTTATATACGTGTCCGATTCGGTGACTCCGGTGCTAAATTATACACAAAGTGATTGGTACGGCACCAGCTTGTATGAGCACATTCATCCGGATGACAGGGACAAGATACGGGAGCAGCTGTCCACGCAGGAGTCACAGAATGCGGGTCGCATCCTCGACCTCAAGTCGGGCACGGTCAAGAAGGAGGGTCATCAGTCCAGCATGCGTCTGAGCATGGGAGCACGTCGGGGATTCATTTGTCGCATGCGGGTGGGCAATGTGAATCCGGAAGCCATGGTCTCTGGCCACTTGAATCGTCTAAAGCAGCGCAACTCGTTGGGTCCTTCAAGGGATGGCTCCAACTACGCCGTGGTCCATTGCACGGGTTATATCAAGAACTGGCCGCCCACGGACATGTTCCCTAATGTGCACATGGAACGCGATGTGGACGACATGGCCTCCCACTGCTGTCTGGTGGCCATTGGACGCCTTCAGGTCACCTCCACGGCGGCCAACGACATGAccggcagcaacaaccagAGCGAGTTCATCACCCGACACGCCTTGGATGGCAAATTCACCTTTGTGGATCAGCGGGTGCTCCACATTTTGGGCTATACGCCGACGGAGCTGCTGGGCAAGATCTGCTATGACTTCTTCCACCCGGAGGATCAGAGCCACATGAAGGAGAGCTTCGATCAGGTGCTCAAGCAGAAGGGACAAATGTTCTCCCTCCTCTATCGTGCACGGGCCAAGAGTTCCGAGTTCGTCTGGTTGCGCACACAGGCGTATGCCTTCCTCAATCCCTACACCGATGAGGTCGAGTACATTGTCTGCACCAACAGCTCCGGCAAGACGCTGCACGGCGCCACGccggagcagcagcagcagcaggcggatcctcagcagcagcagcaacaacaacagcagcatgtCTATGTGCAGGCACCCGGAGTGGATTACACGCTGCAGCCGCCGAGACGTGAGATTACGCCCACCGGAGGCGATGGTATCTACCAGATGCACATGCAGGCACCGCCGCCACGTCCAGCATCCGCTCAGAACACACCCGTGGGCTACAGCTACGACACCACGCACTCGCCGTATGGCGCCACGGCGGGCGGAGGACCCTCCCCGCTCGCCAAGATACCCAAGTCGGGCACTTCGCCCACGCCCAATGCCTGGGGTGCACTGCGTCCCACCTcccagcagcagccgcaaccGACTGCCACCGAGGCATATCCGGCGTATCAGCAAAGCAGTCCGGCGCGTTCGCCCAGCGGACCAACGTACACACAGCTCAGTGCTGGCAacggacagcaacaacaacagcagcagcagcagcgtcagcagcaacaacaacaacaggcaagCGCATATCAAACGGCGCCAGCAGCAACGCCTTGGGATTGGCAAAATGCGGCTGCAGCACATCCGGCACATCCtcatccacatccgcatccgcatgcccatcatccgcatccacatccgcatGCACATCCGGGCGCAGCGGTGGCAGTTGCTGGCGGACAACAGCCGCAGGGACAGGAGTTCTCCGATATGCTGCAGATGCTCGATCACAGCGCCACAACAACATTTGAGGATCTGAATATCAACATGTTTACAACACCATTTGAGTAA
- the LOC117790669 gene encoding protein neuralized isoform X1: MGLSDIPANYMQQSNHMLHQQHHQQQQQHHHQQQHLHNHNVAAAAAAHVLAMENSELMMSPKDKMSSKKKMHLLKKIKKRFGLVRRSPSSCPGPNNLPPLQFHQVHGDNIRISRDGTLARRFESFCRAITFSARPVRINERICVKFAEISNNWNGGIRFGFTSNDPATLEGALPKYACPDLTNRPGFWAKALHEQYCEKDNILYYYVNNAGDVIYGINNEEKGVILSGIDTRALLWTVIDIYGNCTGIEFLDARIYMYQQQQQQQLPLQQLSQQLQQQQQPLQQQQQQQQQLPQQQLSAHHPLQQSRRSLPGGGGVIVDHELERHVMPSLQSLHLAGTVAGAAGIAEHDLANGLPPLRYNANGRLIPVPFHITKGRNVRLSHDRFVASRTESDFCQGYVFTARPIRIGEKLIVQVLKTEQMYVGALALGLTSCNPAVLQPNDLPNDSDFLLDRPEYWVVSKDIAAAPQRGDEIAFFVAPNGEVSISKNNGPAVVVMHVDQSLQLWAFLDVYGSTQSLRMFRQQLPNMVAYPSQPQISAGSAVANATSANGSRILPMAESLNSLNAGQLLGAAKMQLNVTQSNSTLASATNGTGSRMISMPSNGDILQIQPNGGGTVLVVNLPPANSSHDLNGQLTAATAATVTSSGILAGACSSGTLISTTSSQQYIEPIAQSTSTLNGSKWKDSLSDQQSTDSSAECTICYENPIDSVLYMCGHMCMCYDCAIEQWRGVGGGQCPLCRAVIRDVIRTYTT, encoded by the exons ATGGGTCTATCGGATATACCAGCCAACTACATGCAACAGTCCAACCATATGCTGcaccaacaacatcatcagcagcaacagcaacatcatcatcagcagcagcatcttCATAATCACAATGTtgcggcagctgcagcggcTCATGTTCTGGCCATGGAGAACAGCGAGCTTATGATGAGTCCCAAGGACAAAATGTctagcaaaaagaaaatgcacTTGCTAAAGAAGATCAAGAAACGCTTTGGACTCG TTCGCCGTTCTCCTTCCTCCTGCCCGGGTCCCAACAATCTGCCGCCATTGCAGTTCCATCAGGTGCATGGGGACAATATAAGGATTTCTCGGGATGGAACGCTGGCACGTCGCTTTGAGAGCTTTTGCCGTGCGATCACCTTCTCGGCGCGTCCAGTGAGGATCAATGAAAGGATATGCGTTAAGTTTGCCGAGATCTCGAACAATTGGAATGGAGGAATACGCTTCGGTTTCACCAGCAACGATCCGGCAACGCTGGAGGGAGCATTGCCCAAATATGCCTGTCCGGATCTGACCAATCGTCCTGGTTTCTGGGCAAAAGCATTGCATGAACAATACTGCGAAAAGGACAACATATTGTATTACTATGTGAACAATGCCGGCGATGTCATCTATGGCATTAACAATGAGGAGAAGGGCGTCATTTTGTCGGGCATCGATACACGTGCCTTGCTCTGGACTGTGATCGACATCTATGGCAATTGCACGGGCATTGAGTTCTTGGATGCACGCATTTATATgtaccaacagcagcagcagcaacagttgccgctgcagcagctgtcccaacagttgcagcaacaacaacaaccgctgcaacaacaacaacaacagcagcagcagctgccgcaacaacaactctcAGCTCATCATCCGCTGCAGCAATCGCGTCGTTCGTTGCCAGGAGGCGGCGGCGTCATTGTGGATCATGAACTGGAACGTCATGTGATGCCATCGCTGCAATCTCTGCACCTAGCTGGCACTGTAGCTGGAGCAGCTGGAATTGCGGAACACGATCTGGCCAATGGTTTGCCCCCCTTGCGTTACAATGCCAATGGACGTCTGATTCCCGTGCCCTTCCACATCACCAAGGGACGGAATGTGCGACTCTCCCACGATCGTTTTGTTGCCTCACGCACCGAGTCGGACTTTTGCCAGGGTTACGTGTTTACGGCCCGTCCCATTCGCATTGGGGAGAAGCTGATTGTCCAGGTGCTCAAGACGGAGCAGATGTATGTGGGCGCCTTGGCGCTGGGACTTACCTCGTGCAATCCGGCTGTGTTGCAGCCAAATGATCTACCCAATGATTCGGACTTCCTCTTGGATCGTCCTGAATATTGGGTGGTCAGCAAGGATATTGCAGCGGCGCCGCAGCGGGGTGATGAGATTGCCTTCTTTGTGGCACCGAACGGTGAAGTGAGCATCAGCAAGAACAATGGACCAGCTGTTGTGGTCATGCATGTGGATCAATCGCTGCAACTCTGGGCATTCCTCGATGTCTACGGCTCGACGCAATCGTTGCGCATGTTCCGCCAACAGTTGCCCAACATGGTCGCCTATCCCTCCCAGCCGCAGATAAGCGCTGGATCAGCTGTGGCTAATGCCACTTCTGCCAATGGCTCTCGCATCCTACCAATGGCCGAATCTCTAAACAGTTTGAATGCTGGCCAATTGCTGGGAGCAGCCAAAATGCAGCTGAATGTAACGCAATCGAATAGCACATTAGCCTCGGCCACAAATGGAACTGGCAGTCGCATGATCAGCATGCCCTCCAATGGTGACATCCTCCAGATTCAACCGAACGGTGGCGGCACAGTGCTTGTCGTAAATCTGCCACCAGCCAACAGTTCCCATGATCTCAATGGCCAGCTGACCGCCGCAACGGCAGCGACTGTCACCAGCAGCGGCATCCTCGCCGGCGCCTGTTCCAGCGGCACTCTGATCAGCACCACCAGCAGTCAGCAATATATTGAG CCCATTGCCCAGAGTACGAGCACCTTGAATGGCAGTAAATGGAAGGATAGTCTCAGTGACCAGCAGAGCACAGACTCGAGTGCCGAGTGCACCATTTGCTATGAGAATCCCATCGACTCCGTGCTCTATATGTGTGGACACATGTGCATGTGCTACGATTGTGCTATCGAGCAATGGCGTGGAGTTGGCGGTGGGCAATGTCCACTCTGTCGGGCGGTCATTCGTGACGTCATACGCACCTACACGACGTAG
- the LOC117790669 gene encoding protein neuralized isoform X2, giving the protein MGQSAGKIVRRSPSSCPGPNNLPPLQFHQVHGDNIRISRDGTLARRFESFCRAITFSARPVRINERICVKFAEISNNWNGGIRFGFTSNDPATLEGALPKYACPDLTNRPGFWAKALHEQYCEKDNILYYYVNNAGDVIYGINNEEKGVILSGIDTRALLWTVIDIYGNCTGIEFLDARIYMYQQQQQQQLPLQQLSQQLQQQQQPLQQQQQQQQQLPQQQLSAHHPLQQSRRSLPGGGGVIVDHELERHVMPSLQSLHLAGTVAGAAGIAEHDLANGLPPLRYNANGRLIPVPFHITKGRNVRLSHDRFVASRTESDFCQGYVFTARPIRIGEKLIVQVLKTEQMYVGALALGLTSCNPAVLQPNDLPNDSDFLLDRPEYWVVSKDIAAAPQRGDEIAFFVAPNGEVSISKNNGPAVVVMHVDQSLQLWAFLDVYGSTQSLRMFRQQLPNMVAYPSQPQISAGSAVANATSANGSRILPMAESLNSLNAGQLLGAAKMQLNVTQSNSTLASATNGTGSRMISMPSNGDILQIQPNGGGTVLVVNLPPANSSHDLNGQLTAATAATVTSSGILAGACSSGTLISTTSSQQYIEPIAQSTSTLNGSKWKDSLSDQQSTDSSAECTICYENPIDSVLYMCGHMCMCYDCAIEQWRGVGGGQCPLCRAVIRDVIRTYTT; this is encoded by the exons ATGGGTCAGTCGGCGGGTAAAATCG TTCGCCGTTCTCCTTCCTCCTGCCCGGGTCCCAACAATCTGCCGCCATTGCAGTTCCATCAGGTGCATGGGGACAATATAAGGATTTCTCGGGATGGAACGCTGGCACGTCGCTTTGAGAGCTTTTGCCGTGCGATCACCTTCTCGGCGCGTCCAGTGAGGATCAATGAAAGGATATGCGTTAAGTTTGCCGAGATCTCGAACAATTGGAATGGAGGAATACGCTTCGGTTTCACCAGCAACGATCCGGCAACGCTGGAGGGAGCATTGCCCAAATATGCCTGTCCGGATCTGACCAATCGTCCTGGTTTCTGGGCAAAAGCATTGCATGAACAATACTGCGAAAAGGACAACATATTGTATTACTATGTGAACAATGCCGGCGATGTCATCTATGGCATTAACAATGAGGAGAAGGGCGTCATTTTGTCGGGCATCGATACACGTGCCTTGCTCTGGACTGTGATCGACATCTATGGCAATTGCACGGGCATTGAGTTCTTGGATGCACGCATTTATATgtaccaacagcagcagcagcaacagttgccgctgcagcagctgtcccaacagttgcagcaacaacaacaaccgctgcaacaacaacaacaacagcagcagcagctgccgcaacaacaactctcAGCTCATCATCCGCTGCAGCAATCGCGTCGTTCGTTGCCAGGAGGCGGCGGCGTCATTGTGGATCATGAACTGGAACGTCATGTGATGCCATCGCTGCAATCTCTGCACCTAGCTGGCACTGTAGCTGGAGCAGCTGGAATTGCGGAACACGATCTGGCCAATGGTTTGCCCCCCTTGCGTTACAATGCCAATGGACGTCTGATTCCCGTGCCCTTCCACATCACCAAGGGACGGAATGTGCGACTCTCCCACGATCGTTTTGTTGCCTCACGCACCGAGTCGGACTTTTGCCAGGGTTACGTGTTTACGGCCCGTCCCATTCGCATTGGGGAGAAGCTGATTGTCCAGGTGCTCAAGACGGAGCAGATGTATGTGGGCGCCTTGGCGCTGGGACTTACCTCGTGCAATCCGGCTGTGTTGCAGCCAAATGATCTACCCAATGATTCGGACTTCCTCTTGGATCGTCCTGAATATTGGGTGGTCAGCAAGGATATTGCAGCGGCGCCGCAGCGGGGTGATGAGATTGCCTTCTTTGTGGCACCGAACGGTGAAGTGAGCATCAGCAAGAACAATGGACCAGCTGTTGTGGTCATGCATGTGGATCAATCGCTGCAACTCTGGGCATTCCTCGATGTCTACGGCTCGACGCAATCGTTGCGCATGTTCCGCCAACAGTTGCCCAACATGGTCGCCTATCCCTCCCAGCCGCAGATAAGCGCTGGATCAGCTGTGGCTAATGCCACTTCTGCCAATGGCTCTCGCATCCTACCAATGGCCGAATCTCTAAACAGTTTGAATGCTGGCCAATTGCTGGGAGCAGCCAAAATGCAGCTGAATGTAACGCAATCGAATAGCACATTAGCCTCGGCCACAAATGGAACTGGCAGTCGCATGATCAGCATGCCCTCCAATGGTGACATCCTCCAGATTCAACCGAACGGTGGCGGCACAGTGCTTGTCGTAAATCTGCCACCAGCCAACAGTTCCCATGATCTCAATGGCCAGCTGACCGCCGCAACGGCAGCGACTGTCACCAGCAGCGGCATCCTCGCCGGCGCCTGTTCCAGCGGCACTCTGATCAGCACCACCAGCAGTCAGCAATATATTGAG CCCATTGCCCAGAGTACGAGCACCTTGAATGGCAGTAAATGGAAGGATAGTCTCAGTGACCAGCAGAGCACAGACTCGAGTGCCGAGTGCACCATTTGCTATGAGAATCCCATCGACTCCGTGCTCTATATGTGTGGACACATGTGCATGTGCTACGATTGTGCTATCGAGCAATGGCGTGGAGTTGGCGGTGGGCAATGTCCACTCTGTCGGGCGGTCATTCGTGACGTCATACGCACCTACACGACGTAG